Proteins encoded by one window of Drosophila melanogaster chromosome X:
- the CG4020 gene encoding uncharacterized protein, isoform A, whose product MTIPEAFEDQEIFVTGASGFVGKALIEKLLRSCPKLGRIYVLMRPKKGHTIEERLQLQWESRLYERLRREQPNARSKLVAIAGDVEQLGLGIGSADLERLRNVNIVYHSAASVRFDDALSTAILLNTRGTHELVKLALEWPKLKAFVHVSTTYSNPGVLEVEERVYPPLADWRTTIKLAETYDAEILDIFNLKYGNFQPNTYTFTKSLAEQVVNEYRDRLPIFIFRPSIVVSTIEEPVPGWADNFNGPTGLLVACGVGILRSQNCDPNIVADFVPADIVARTLITSVYKFMGESKSRAKDSDLYVVNCATANISPITMGEVIDIGKTFIRKNPFEKTLWLPGGGMTTCPVLHFVRFCTMHLLMAIVVDTLLRLYNEKPFLMKLQRRIFAAFSALQVFAMTEWHFQNDNFRALHDVVPANEVSNFGFMQHANINYTEFFQHGIRGAKEFLLKESPESSSAARFRVKIFYVLDFLCRGIVYSFLLRLIFRFLVRLW is encoded by the exons ATGACCATACCGGAAGCTTTCGAGGATCAGGAAATATTCGTGACCGGCGCCTCCG GATTCGTGGGCAAAGCACTGATCGAAAAGCTGCTGCGCTCCTGTCCAAAACTGGGCCGCATCTATGTGCTGATGCGGCCCAAGAAGGGCCACACAATTGAGGAGCGCCTGCAGCTGCAGTGGGAATCGAGGTTGTATGAACGGCTGCGCAGAGAACAGCCCAATGCCCGCTCCAAACTGGTGGCCATAGCCGGGGATGTGGAGCAGCTGGGCCTGGGCATTGGCAGCGCGGATCTTGAGCGGCTGCGCAATGTCAACATTGTCTATCATTCGGCGGCCAGTGTGCG CTTCGATGATGCCCTGAGCACGGCCATACTACTGAACACCCGTGGCACCCACGAGCTGGTCAAGTTGGCCCTGGAGTGGCCCAAGCTGAAGGCATTCGTCCACGTGTCCACCACCTACTCGAATCCGGGAGTTCTTGAGGTGGAGGAGCGCGTCTATCCACCGTTGGCCGACTGGCGTACAACTATCAAATTGGCGGAGACCTACGACGCCGAGATTCTGGACATCTTCAATCTCAA GTATGGTAACTTTCAGCCGAACACGTACACCTTCACCAAAAGTTTGGCCGAGCAGGTGGTCAATGAGTACAGGGACAGGCTGCCCATCTTCATCTTTCGGCCATCGATTGTGGTCTCCACCATTGAGGAACCCGTGCCCGGCTGGGCGGACAACTTCAATGGACCCACGGGACTGCTGGTGGCCTGCGGCGTGGGCATACTGCGCTCCCAGAACTGTGATCCCAATATTGTGGCCGATTTCGTGCCCGCCGATATTGTGGCCCGTACACTGATCACCTCGGTGTACAAGTTCATGGGTGAATCGAAATCGCGGGCCAAGGACAGCGATCTGTATGTGGTCAACTGTGCCACGGCGAATATATCGCCGATCACCATGGGCGAGGTGATCGATATCGGTAAGACGTTCATCCGCAAGAATCCATTCGAGAAGACACTCTGGCTGCCCGGCGGCGGGATGACCACTTGTCCGGTTCTTCATTTTGTGCGG TTCTGCACCATGCACCTGCTCATGGCCATCGTGGTGGACACTTTGCTGCGTCTCTATAATGAAAAGCCCTT CCTGATGAAGCTACAACGCCGCATATTCGCCGCCTTCAGTGCGCTGCAAGTGTTTGCGATGACCGAGTGGCATTTTCAGAACGACAATTTCCGGGCTCTGCACGATGTAGTTCCGGCCAACGAAGT CTCCAACTTTGGCTTCATGCAGCACGCCAACATCAACTACACGGAGTTCTTCCAGCACGGAATTCGCGGCGCCAAGGAGTTCCTCCTGAAGGAGAGTCCCGAGAGCAGCAGTGCCGCCCGTTTTCGCGTCAAGATCTTCTACGTGCTGGACTTTCTTTGCCGGGGCATCGTCTATAGCTTCCTGCTGCGCCTGATATTCCGATTTCTGGTGCGATTGTGGTAG
- the CG12236 gene encoding uncharacterized protein, isoform B — MATTQQYSLRWNNYLRHLTYSLDNHRLNDDFVDVSLCVDGRRIKAHKVVLSSCSSYFKEIFKENPHPHPVIIFKFIKFEDLNSIIEFMYQGEVNVQQEALQSFLQTAELLAVQGLTAEEKEKPQIPVAPLISEHKLIKTIPSTIRAVNEQQQQVSNVAQAQTATQTIEIPAATLLQATNASQVPSQVVAAAAAAAAAQQLQVQHQQQQHHHVQTTQIQHIQVQSAPPPQQQQQQQQQQQQQQQQQQQQQQQQSQQQQTTPVQTQHLTITNAVALPAASSVKKRKITFSDDDDNMYTTETVDYAVKDEQTIVKTAEMTFLRGAVKMDIPDYIVGEVDDRLSDGATPQTSQDATTAAAQNVAQYSSEYEILTESEMEEKYQADADNAEIAIEMTRLLGTASGTPGAGSGQVMEDSGGGSATTGPSTTVSVTQVKSDSKASGTNDSPNNKWTECQFCKMVITTVNLWRHIRTQHTPQPPRKCDMCNKNFKNKYSLREHIRISHEQKVAIKTEN, encoded by the exons ATGGCCACCACCCAGCAGTACTCGCTGCGGTGGAACAACTACCTGCGCCACCTCACCTACTCCCTGGACAACCACCGGCTGAACGATGACTTCGTGGACGTCAGCCTGTGCGTGGATGGACGCAGGATCAAGGCCCACAAGGTGGTACTCTCCTCCTGCTCGTCCTACTTTAAGGAGATATTCAAGGAGAACCCACATCCGCATCCAGTCATTATATTTAAGTTTATCAAGTTCGAGGATCTCAATTCGATTATCGAGTTCATGTACCAG GGCGAAGTCAATGTGCAGCAGGAGGCGCTGCAATCGTTCCTGCAAACTGCCGAGCTGCTGGCCGTCCAAGGACTCACCGccgaggagaaggagaagccgCAGATCCCGGTGGCGCCGCTGATCAGCGAGCACAAGCTGATCAAGACCATACCGAGCACCATACGCGCGGTcaacgagcagcagcagcaggtgtcCAATGTGGCCCAGGCGCAGACAGCTACGCAAACCATCGAAATACCCGCGGCCACTTTGCTGCAAGCCACCAACGCCAGCCAGGTGCCATCGCAGGTGGtcgcagcagccgcagcagccgcagcggCACAACAGCTGCAGGTccagcatcaacagcagcagcatcaccatGTACAAACCACCCAGATTCAGCACATCCAAGTGCAATCGGCACCGCccccgcaacagcagcaacagcaacagcagcagcagcagcagcagcagcagcagcaacaacagcagcagcagcagcaatcacagcagcaacaaacgACGCCCGTGCAGACGCAACACCTGACCATCACCAATGCGGTGGCCCTGCCGGCGGCCAGTTCGGTTAAGAAGCGAAAGATCACGTTCTcggacgacgacgacaacatGTACACCACCGAAACCGTTGACTACGCCGTCAAGGATGAGCAGACCATAGTGAAAA ctgccgagaTGACTTTCCTGCGCGGCGCCGTCAAGATGGACATACCCGATTACATTGTTGGCGAAGTGGATGACCGCCTGTCGGATGGAGCAACGCCGCAAACGTCGCAGGATGCCACCACCGCAGCGGCGCAGAATGTGGCGCAGTACTCATCCGAGTATGAAATACTCACCGAGTCCGAAATGGAGGAGAAGTACCAGGCGGATGCGGACAACGCCGAAATTGCCATTGAGATGA CCCGATTGCTGGGCACCGCCAGCGGGACGCCGGGTGCGGGTTCCGGCCAAGTGATGGAGGATTCGGGTGGCGGCAGCGCGACGACTGGTCCCTCGACTACGGTGTCTGTGACGCAGGTCAAATCGGACAGCAAGGCCAGCGGGACGAATG attCGCCCAATAATAAGTGGACAGAATGTCAGTTTTGCAAAATGGTTATAACCACGGTTAATCTTTGGAGACATATTCGCACCCAACATACCCCACAACCGCCGCGCAAATGCGACATGTGTAATAAGAATTTTAAGAACAAGTACAGTCTGCGGGAGCACATACGCATCTCGCACGAACAGAAAGTGGCCATCAAGACGGAGAACTGA
- the CG12236 gene encoding uncharacterized protein, isoform A, with product MATTQQYSLRWNNYLRHLTYSLDNHRLNDDFVDVSLCVDGRRIKAHKVVLSSCSSYFKEIFKENPHPHPVIIFKFIKFEDLNSIIEFMYQGEVNVQQEALQSFLQTAELLAVQGLTAEEKEKPQIPVAPLISEHKLIKTIPSTIRAVNEQQQQVSNVAQAQTATQTIEIPAATLLQATNASQVPSQVVAAAAAAAAAQQLQVQHQQQQHHHVQTTQIQHIQVQSAPPPQQQQQQQQQQQQQQQQQQQQQQQQSQQQQTTPVQTQHLTITNAVALPAASSVKKRKITFSDDDDNMYTTETVDYAVKDEQTIVKTAEMTFLRGAVKMDIPDYIVGEVDDRLSDGATPQTSQDATTAAAQNVAQYSSEYEILTESEMEEKYQADADNAEIAIEMTRLLGTASGTPGAGSGQVMEDSGGGSATTGPSTTVSVTQVKSDSKASGTNAALKPGSVTVARSSKSGATASAPPAGSDEESVQYTGLAPLNCSFCGRPLKSVNALRRHIASRHSEIQGKEHECFICMKSFKTKWSLSTHNSRFHREMGCSTKGFTKIEYSDH from the exons ATGGCCACCACCCAGCAGTACTCGCTGCGGTGGAACAACTACCTGCGCCACCTCACCTACTCCCTGGACAACCACCGGCTGAACGATGACTTCGTGGACGTCAGCCTGTGCGTGGATGGACGCAGGATCAAGGCCCACAAGGTGGTACTCTCCTCCTGCTCGTCCTACTTTAAGGAGATATTCAAGGAGAACCCACATCCGCATCCAGTCATTATATTTAAGTTTATCAAGTTCGAGGATCTCAATTCGATTATCGAGTTCATGTACCAG GGCGAAGTCAATGTGCAGCAGGAGGCGCTGCAATCGTTCCTGCAAACTGCCGAGCTGCTGGCCGTCCAAGGACTCACCGccgaggagaaggagaagccgCAGATCCCGGTGGCGCCGCTGATCAGCGAGCACAAGCTGATCAAGACCATACCGAGCACCATACGCGCGGTcaacgagcagcagcagcaggtgtcCAATGTGGCCCAGGCGCAGACAGCTACGCAAACCATCGAAATACCCGCGGCCACTTTGCTGCAAGCCACCAACGCCAGCCAGGTGCCATCGCAGGTGGtcgcagcagccgcagcagccgcagcggCACAACAGCTGCAGGTccagcatcaacagcagcagcatcaccatGTACAAACCACCCAGATTCAGCACATCCAAGTGCAATCGGCACCGCccccgcaacagcagcaacagcaacagcagcagcagcagcagcagcagcagcagcaacaacagcagcagcagcagcaatcacagcagcaacaaacgACGCCCGTGCAGACGCAACACCTGACCATCACCAATGCGGTGGCCCTGCCGGCGGCCAGTTCGGTTAAGAAGCGAAAGATCACGTTCTcggacgacgacgacaacatGTACACCACCGAAACCGTTGACTACGCCGTCAAGGATGAGCAGACCATAGTGAAAA ctgccgagaTGACTTTCCTGCGCGGCGCCGTCAAGATGGACATACCCGATTACATTGTTGGCGAAGTGGATGACCGCCTGTCGGATGGAGCAACGCCGCAAACGTCGCAGGATGCCACCACCGCAGCGGCGCAGAATGTGGCGCAGTACTCATCCGAGTATGAAATACTCACCGAGTCCGAAATGGAGGAGAAGTACCAGGCGGATGCGGACAACGCCGAAATTGCCATTGAGATGA CCCGATTGCTGGGCACCGCCAGCGGGACGCCGGGTGCGGGTTCCGGCCAAGTGATGGAGGATTCGGGTGGCGGCAGCGCGACGACTGGTCCCTCGACTACGGTGTCTGTGACGCAGGTCAAATCGGACAGCAAGGCCAGCGGGACGAATG CCGCTTTGAAGCCAGGATCCGTGACGGTTGCCAGGTCGTCCAAGAGTGGAGCAACTGCATCCGCGCCACCGGCTGGCAGCGATGAGGAGAGCGTCCAGTATACCGGCCTCGCACCGCTGAACTGCAGCTTCTGCGGCAGGCCGCTCAAGTCGGTGAACGCGCTGCGGCGACACATCGCCTCCAGGCATTCGGAGATTCAGGGCAAGGAGCACGAGTGCTTCATCTGCATGAAGAGCTTCAAGACAAAGTGGTCCCTCTCCACACACAACTCGCGTTTTCATCGCGAA